The Corynebacterium coyleae genome segment CCTGCTCGAGCGCATCGAAGCACCGTTGATCGCTGTGATCGACGGTGGCCGAGGAGCCACAAGCGCAATTAAAACGTGCTGGCCAAACACCAAAATCCAACGCTGCCTCGTGCACGCCCAACGCAGAGTACGCCGCTACACCACCTCACGACCACGCACTGATGCTGGCCGCACCATCTACCGACTCGCGCTGAAACTCACCCGCATCACCACCCTGGACGAGGCTGCACAATGGGGTGCACAACTGCAAGAGTTTCACACGCTCTACAAGGATTGGCTCAACGAAAAGACACAGGTCAAAGACCCGAAAACAGGCAAAGACACACTCGTGTGGACCCATGTCAACGTGCGCAAGGCCTACAACAGCCTCAACCACCTGTGGCGCAATGACCTGCTGTTTGTCTACCTCAAGCCCCCGAAAGGCGTGCTTAAGCCGCACCGGATCAAATCCACCACCAACAGTCTTGAAGGCGGCATCAACGCCCAGCTGAAGCTCCTTGCAAGAACTCATCGCGGCAGACGCGGTGAGCACCAACGCAAAATGCTGGATTGGTGGCTGTATCTGAAAACGGAACTGCCTGGCGATCCAATAGAAATCGCCAGACAGTCCAACTGGGGCCAGAACCAACTCGCCAAAGTTACAACCCTGACCCGAAACGAGAACCAAGCCGACTATGAAACAGGACGACCAGCCCTCTACGACAACGGTATCGATACCGAGTACACACACTCAATCGGCATCCAAAAAGGCCACATCTAACCCCCGCGACACGCCGATAGCAGACACACATTTTGTCGCTTAACCCTAAAAGATCTGGGCTGTGTCAAATTTTGTGGACGGGTAAACCCGTTGTGTTTGGTTGTGGGGGTTAGGCTGCGGCGGCGTGTGTGTCGGCGCAGCGGGTTTTGAATTGGCGCATTGCTTCGGCGGGGATCAGCCCGGTGGTGGAGTGGATGCGGCGGCGGTTGTAGTACGCCTCGATCCAGTGTCCGACTTCGTAGCGGGCGTCGAACTTCGACGCGAACTGCTTCTTTTCGTACAGCAGATGCAGCTTCAACGTGGAAAACATCGACTCCGCAACCGCGTTGTCCCAGCACACACCGACCGCGCCGGTGCTTAAACGCACATCGAGTTTCTTGGCTGTTTGCGCGAACTGCTTCGAAGTGTACTGCGAGCCGCGGTCGGAGTGAAACACCGCGTTGCCCGCGACGAAACCGGCCGCGTGCGCCATGGTCAGCGCGTCGACGACAAGTTGCGCACTCATCCGGTCTGCGATCTGCCACCCGACAACCATCCGTGTGCTCAGATCGATCACGACGGCCAGATACATCCACCCCTGCGCGGTGCGCAGGTAGGTGATGTCGCCGCACAGATAGGTTGTCGGCATCGCGGGGTAGAAACGGCGCCGAAGCAGATCAGCACGTGCGCTCGCCTGCGGGTCTTGGATCGTGGTGCGTTTAAACGCGCGACGGTACTTGGTGTGCAGCGTGTTGTCAGCCATGATCTTTCGCACCGCATACAGCGTGGTTGCAACGTTTTGGGCCTGAAGCTGCCGGTAGATAGTGCGCGCCCCGGCAAAACCGTTGTGCTCGTTGAAGATCTCGATAACCAGATCGGTAATCGCCGCGCGTTTCGCCCGCGGTGTGCCACCGGCCGGCGGAGTATCTCTACGCTTGCGCCAGGCGTAATAGCCGGAGCTGGATACTTCCAACACACGGCACATCATTGACACTGGGTAGCGGGGGCAGGGGTTGCCTTCTTCGTGGAAGTGGGCAATTACCGCGAAGAGGTCCTCGTGGTGTGCTCCGTGGCGAAGAAGGCGGCCGCTTTTTTTAAAAACTCGTTTTCACGCTCGAGCTCTTTGATCCGCTTTGCCATCTCTGCCGGGTCCTGCGACGCGGCATCAGCAGCGCGCATGTGGCTGCCGGAACCAGTGCCCAAGGTGCCTTCGGCTTTGGCCACCCAGCGTCCCAACGACGAGGACGACACCCCGTACTCCTGGGCCACGGCACCACGAGTCTTGCCGAACATCAACACCTCATCAATGCACTGCTGACGAAACTGATCCGAATACTTACGTGGCATGATTTAATCCTTCCAGATCGGTGGGTTTCACCGTCCACCGGAATCATGACACCCCAATCCTGGGGAAGCTGCCACTTCGCCCAGGTTCAAAACCGTTCCTGTAATCACCACACCAGGTGCATCACACACGGATATAACCAGCATAGACGAGTTGGAGAAACTCGAATACGAATACATCGATGTGCCACTGGAGCTTCGCATCAACCGTCACGGTGTCGTTGCCGTTTGCGGCTACTCGCTCTATGTCGGTCTTCGCTTTGCAGACAGAGATATCTTTAGTCACGTCACCGTCGATAATGTCGCCGAGTTCTACACCGCTCACGACGGAGAATTCCTGTTTAGTTTTCCGTTGCCGATCAAGCTCAAACACCGCCCCACCGGTGGACAGATCAACATCAACCACGTCGAAGGTATGACGCACCGTCGTCCACCGAAGCTACGTCATGACCTATCCAAACCCAGACCAAAGCGAGCCAAACCCACCCGGAAAAACTACGGCTAGGACGTGTCCAGAAAGTGACCGGACTCCTTGTCCAATAAGTGACTGGACTCCTTGTCCAAAAACTCTATGGACATAACACGTCTAGTTGTGCCGCGAGGGAGCTAGACGTGTTATGTCCATGAACATTTTGGACATGGAGTCCAGCCACTTATTGGACACGGAGTCCAGGAGCTTTTTGGACTTTGGCTAGTGTTTCGGTTTGCGTCTTTTTGGCCGGGGTTTGGATAGGTTGGGGCGCAGCTGGGGTGGTTGGCGGTGTTTCATGCCTTCGACGTGGTTGATGTTGATCTGTCCACCGGTGGGGCGGTGTTTGAGCTTGATCGGTAGCGGCACACTGAAGAGGAATTCTCCGTCGTGTGCGGTGAAGAATTCAGCGACGTTATCGGCAGTAACGTGGCTGAGCAGTTTGCGGCTTTTGAATCTCAATCCGACATACAGCGGGTATCCGAGGATGTGAACTGCCCCGTGGCGGCTGATGGTCAGTTCCAAGGGGATATCAAAGCGCTGCTTTTTGACTGCTTCATACGGGTCTATGCTGGTCGTATCCGTATGCGATGCACCTGGCGTGGTGATTGCACGATCGGTGTTGACCCTGGGTGAAGTGGCAGCTTCCCCGGGGTCGTTTGTGTATGCAGGCTTCGGCTTTGCATGGGGGTTGTTGGCGAGGTTGTAGTCGACAACGCGCTGCCAGACCGCTTCAGGATCAAGCGGAGTTGTAGGTGATTCAGCCTGCGGGAACGTTTCCCAGGCTTGTTCGGGAGTGATGTGCATCTTGCCGACGAGCAGGCTTTGATGTCGCCGATGTTTGTTGTAGACCTCGCGGTAGGCCGCAAGCGCTTTTTGCAGTTCGTCGAATGTTTCCGGTGTGCGTGCGTCGAGAAACTGCACCAACGTGCGGTGGGAGCGTTCGTCTTTGCCTTGCGTAGTTGGGGCGAAGCCAGCAATTGCCAGCACACCTTGCTTCGCCAACCAAACTTCTGTGGCTGATAGACGACCGCGATGGTAGGTGGCAAACGCTTCACTGTTGTCCGACAAGATTTCCTGCGGTTTGCGGTATCGGTCGAATGCTTCTTTCAAGGTGATGCGAGCATCCTCGCCGTTTTCAGGCCGGGGAAACGCTTTTGTGCCAACATCGAATCTGCTGGCGTCATCAATAACTTGATAGATCGTGACCTGGGTATGTTCGACGTCGAATAGCCGGTAGACCACAGCATCGATCTGCCACAGTTCACACACAAAGTCGCGGGCAAACCGCTTATACGAACTGCGTGGGCGCTTGCGGGCATTCGCGTCAACTACTCCAGCGTCGTGCAGCCAATTCGCGATGGTCGACCGAGATGGAGTGCGCTCCGGGCCGATTGTGTCAAACAGGTGGTAGAAGATCGACAACGGGCCGTAGTCTAGCCCCTGCTCTTGCAACGTGAATCGGGCATCGATGACTGCTTGGCGATCCGCTTCGGTGTATTTGCGGGCGGGATTTGTCGGCGCGGTACTGTCCGGCAAAATACCCGCCCGCCCACGGCGAGCAATACGATCCCTGACGTTATGAAACGTCTGTCGTGAGATCTGCTCATCCTTGCAAAACTGCTTGATGGTTTTTCCGTCGCGGACCGGATCGAAATCCGCGATCTTTCTGCGTGTGTGCGATGAAATAGCCATCCGACCATTTCACCGGTTCAGTGTCCAAAAAGTCTCTAGACATCGTGTCCAATAAGTGACTGGACTCCATGTCCAAAAAGTCATGAGACATGACACGAGGGAGCTAGACGATCAGGGAGCAGGGCGGGCAACAGGGCGGCGCGGGGCAGGGCCGCGCGGGGCGAGCAGCGGGGCGAGGGCAGACCGCCGACGCAGGACGGGCTAGTCGAAGTCGAAGGTTTCGGGCTCGTACTTCGGCGTCGTGGAAGTAGGCACCAGGGCGGCGAGGGCGGACTCGCGGGACATGCCGCACACCATCAGCAGGTCCACGATCAGGGAGCGGGTCTGCGCGAGGATGGCGTAGGCGGACAGGACGGCATCCTTGGGGACGATATCCATGCCGGCGGCCTGGCCCGCAGCACGCAACTCGTTGACGCATTCCGGGATGACGGTGGCCTGGGCGACGCGGGAGTTCACGTCGTAGACCTCGGAAAGTTCGAGGCAGACGCGGGACAAGGTGTCCAAGAGCTCGATTTGTTGTTCGGTGATGGTGTCGCTGTCCTCGACAAGAACGTGAGCCCGGCGCGCGAGCACACGGGAGGTACGCACCGCGTTGTCCACCGGCGGGATCACGCGCGCCAGGGAGTTGATGTAGCGGCGAGTGCCCCACAAAAACGGGGAGACACGGCTGGCTTCTTCGCCGGACTTGATCGCGGCGGCTAAGTCATCGATACCCGTTTGGGTGCCACGGATCTGCTCGAGGGCCTCGTCGATGATGTTGGGGTTGCGTTCGCGGAGGCCGGTGGCCACGTCGTCGAGAACCGAAGAGACGATGCCCATCACTTTGGACACTTCCGCGCGGGCCTCCGACATCGGAGCCTGAGGCACCAGGGCGATGACTGCCATTGCGATCAGGCAGCCGATGATGGCGTCGATAGTGCGGTCCACGCCGGTGAACTCGCTACCAGGCGGCATGATTGTCGCGATCAGGATCGAACCGATCGCAGCCTGGTTATTCACCAGAACCGACTTGCTCAAAAACGACGCGATCAACAACGACCCAGCGACAATCACCGCGATCTGCCAGCCGCCGGCGCCGAGCCGGTAGAAAATCAGGTCGCCCACCAGCACGCCGAGCACGCAGCCCATGGCCATCTCCACCGACTTCGACACACGGTCGCCGCCCGTCATGCCAATGATGATCACCGTGGCAATCGGGGCGAAAAACGGCCGGGCGTGACCCATCACGTCGTGCGCAATGTAGTACGCGAACCCGGCGGCCAAGGCGATCTGCAAAATTGGCAACAACCGCTTCCGCACACGCTTCACCCGCGACTGCAGCGACTTATCAACCAACTGCAGACGCGCGCGCGTGCCCATCCTCTGCTTAGCCATGGTTAAACAGCTTAGGCCCGAAAGGGAAAACCTCCCTGGGCTGTGGGCCCGGGGAGGTGGTGTCGTCGATAAGCAGTGGCTTACTTGGAAACCGACTTGCCCACCGAGTGGAGGTCCTGGCACGCCTCGATGACGCGCGCAGCCATAGCGTTCTCGGCCTTCTTCAGGTAGGAACGCGGGTCGTACATCTTCTTGTTGCCCACCTCGCCATCAATCTTGAGCACACCGTCGTAGTTCTCAAACATGTGCGACACAACCGGGCGAGTGAACGCGTACTGAGTATCCGTGTCCACGTTCATCTTGATCACGCCGTAACGCAAGGACTCCTCGATCTTCTCCTTCTCCGAGCCGGAACCGCCGTGGAAGACGAAGTCGAACGGGTTCGTGCCCGCAGCCAGACCGAGCTTCTTCTCCGCAACCTTCTGGCCCATGTCCAGGACCTCGGGGCGCAGCTTCACGTTGCCCGGCTTGTACACGCCGTGGACGTTGCCAAAGGTGGCGGCCAGCAGGTAGCGGCCATTCTCGCCGGTACCCAGGGCATCAACGGTCTTGGCGAAGTCCTCCTCCGAGGTGTACAGGTTCGCGCCGGCCTTCGCCTCAACGCCGTCCTCTTCGCCACCGACGACACCAATCTCCACCTCGAGAATGATGTTCGCAGCGCGAGCCTTAGCAAGGAGTTCCTGGGCGATCTCCAGGTTCTCGTCGATAGGAACCGCGGAACCATCCCACATGTGAGACTGGAACAGCGGCAGCTCGCCGGCATTCACGCGTTCCTGGGAGTATGCGATCAGCGGACGCACATAGTCGTCGAGCACTTCCTTCTGGCAGTGGTCGGTGTGCAGTGCAATGTTGACGTCGTAATGCTTCGCCACCTCATGCGCAAACGCAGCCAACGCCTTCGCGCCCGTCACCTTGTTCTTCACAGCCTGACCAGACGCAAACTCCGCACCACCGATGGAGAACTGAATGATGCCGTCCGACTCCGCCTCCGCGAACCCCTTGATGGCCGCGTTGATCGTCTCCGAAGACGTGCAGTTAATCGCCGGAAACGCGTAGCCGCCCTTCTTGGCGGAATCCAGCATCTGGTTATAGACCTCGGGGGTTGCGATAGGCATGAAAATCCTCCTGGGATTGGGACCGTTTACGCACACCAGTATGCCCGTTTTACGCCATTGCTGCAGACACCTTCGCCGCTGCTTCAAGCAGCATCCAGCCGGAGAGTTGGACGGAGAGGTCGCGTTCGTCGATACGCACGAGCCCCACGGCCTCGCTAATCGACGCCGGCCCCAACCCATAGTTATGCGGCAGCCGCGCATCCTCGGTCCACTCCGCGGCGAAAACCGGCAGGCCGTCGACCTCCAGGCGGTGCGACCACAGCGACTCGGCGGACTGCATGACCAGACGCGCCGCGATCTTCTTCGTGGCGATGTTCTCCTTCGAATCCTCCGGCAGACGCGTGGCCACGTCGGCGAGGTAGCGCGCGAGGATGCCCTTGAACAGGCCGCCGTCGCCCTCGCCGGACTCCTCCGGTGGGCTCAGCAGCACGCCGTGCGGGGTGGCCATCTCCAGGGCGATGGCCTGCACGATCGCGCGGATGTGGGTGATGTAGAACATGGAAGCATCGGCGCGCTCGGAGTTTTCGAACGAGTCGATGGGTTCGTCGTGGGCCAGGCCGACATCCTCGCGCAGCGCGAGCGCGATCTCCAGGCTCGCGCCGAGCACCGTGCCCTGGTTGTAGGTGTAAATCTTATCGACGACCTCAGGCCCCGACATGCGCATCCGAACACCGTCGCTGAGCAGACCGTCCTCGCGCACCAGGTTGTCAAAGATCCAGTCGACGATCTCGCGCGCCTTATCCAACCGGCCCGTGCGCGCGAACACCATCGCGGCGGTCGCGTTCGACGGAATGTTGTAGAACGTCTCCCCCGTACGCCACGGCAGCACGCCCACCACCGGGTCGATGCCCGAGAGCAGGTCAAACTCCAGATCCTCGAGCACCTTCGAGCGTTTCGACGACACCTTGCCGTTATTCTTCGGCAACTGTCCCGCACGCGCCCAGGCAAGCGCGAGCCACGCCTTGTCGTCGTAGTAAATGTTGCGGGTCAAGCGGCCGCGGCTACGCCCCTGGATCGTGCGCATCGTCTGGAGGATCCGGCGCCGACGCGTCTTCGTCGGACGTCGCATCGCCGCATCCACCTGGCAATCCAGGTACTGCGCCTGCCACCAGTAGTGCCAGTGCCAAAACAGCTTGTCTTTCAGCCCCGGCGGCCAGGCGACGACCGCCATGTTGGTTTTCGGCAACATCCAGAGCTTCTGGGCGTGACGTTCAGTAATTGCCGATTCCGCCAAATCAGCACGATGCGCCCAGGTTTCAGGCACTGATGTCTCCTCTAAGTAGTGACGTTTCCACGTGTGTTGCCAGTTATTTTGCCTGTTATATTGCCAGACCGCGCCGTTTTGCTACCACGCGTGAGACAGGTCTGCATGCTGGCGGATCCAGGCATGCATGGCGATCCCCGCCGCCACGCCCGCGTTAATCGAGCGCGTCGAGCCGAATTGGGCGATTGAGCAGGTCATCACCGCCGCCTCCTGGGCGGCCTCGGTCACGCCGGGGCCTTCCTGCCCGAAGAGGAGCACGCACTCGCGGGGCAGCTCGGCTGTTTCCAGGGGTACGCATCCGGGGGTGTTATCGATGGCCACGACAGCGATGCCCTCGCCGTTCGCCCACTCGATGAGATCCGCGACCGTTTCGTGGTGACGAATATGTTGGTAGCGGTCCGTCACCATCGCGCCGCGCCGGTTCCAACGCTTCCGGCCCACGATGTGGACCTCCTTGGCCAGAAACGCGTTCGCGGTGCGCACGACGGTGCCGATGTTCATGTCGTTTTCAAAGTTCTCAATAGCGACATGGAACGGGTGCCGGCGCGTATCCAGATCTGCGACGACCGCGTCCAGCGACCAGTAACGGTAGGCGTCGACGACGTTTCGGGTGTCGCCGTGTTCGAGGTACTCCGGGTCGTAGCGCGGATCATCCGGCCACTCGCCCTCCCAGGGGCCCACACCGTGTCGGCCCTCCATCCACTCGGTCGGGCCCTTCCCGTTATCTAACTCAGGCAAGCCCGAGATCCTCCAGGCCCAGCAGGTAGCGGTACTCCAGGCCGGCGTCCGCAATCACCTTGTCCGCACCCGTCGCACGATCGACCACCGTGGCCACCGCAACCACCTCGGCGCCCTCCGCACGGCAGGCCTCCACGGCGGTCAGCGGGGAGTTGCCGGTCGTGGTGGTGTCCTCCACAACCAGCACGCGCTTGCCCTTGATGGACGGGCCCTCGATGCGGCGCTGCATACCGTGCTTCTTCGCTTCCTTGCGCACCACAAACGCGTCGATCGGGCGCCCCTCCGCATGCATCACGGCAGTAGCCACTGGGTCCGCGCCCAGGGTCAGGCCGCCAACAGCGTCGAAGTCCAGATCAGCGGTCAGTTCACGCAGCAGTTTGCCGATCAGCGGGCTGGCCTCGTGGTGCAGCGTCGCGCGACGCAGATCCACGTAGTAATCAGCCTCCTTGCCCGACGACAGCGTTACCTTCCCGTGCACCACGGCAAGCTCTTTGACCAGTTCAGCAAGTTGTTCTTTCATCATTTCTCCTCAGAATCAAAAATCGACGACGGCCCCTGCACACGCTTTACCCGTGTCAGGTCGGTGCCGGTGCGCTCGTCGCCAGCAATCGCGGCAACATCGTCGCCACCAAGATCGCGCTCCTCGACCTCACCGCGCTCCCCACCCGTGACCCGCGTGGGCAGCTCCACCGGATCCTCCGGCCGCTCAGGGCCCGCTTGCTTCTCGACGACCCCCTGCACCTTCTCCTCCCCCACCCACAACGGAGCATCCTCGACCGGCGGGAGTGTGCGCGCAGCATCCGCCAGAAGCGCCACCGCGGCCAACGACGCATCCCAATCCTGCGCCGTAGACCCCGGCGCGAACTGGGCAATCACCCACGCGCCCTCGAACCACACCGCGTTGACTGCGGGCGGGAGGGTGGATAGGGCGGTGCGCACGCGGTCGTCGATAAGCCTGCGCGCAGGGCCAACACTCGTGGCATGGACCGTGAACGCGCCCTCGCGGGTGGCCTCCACCAGGTCATCGTCGCGCTGTGTCGGCTCGAACCCGTCGCGGCGCATATCCACCACAACGTCCGCCTCGCAGCCCGTGGGCACTGCAAGCACCGTCGTCTCCCCCAAATCCGCCAAGTGCAGATCATGGCCGAACGCGGAGCCCGACACGACCTCGCGCGCCGTCGCCCCCGCAGACGCCGCACCACGACGCCACTCCGCCGCCAACAGATCGTCTACCTTGGCAAACGTAAACCCGTGCTGCCGCGCCCACGCACGCCGTGGGCTTCGTTCACGCGCATCAGCGACAAACAGCGCAACACCAGCGGCGAGCGCCACAAACGCGAGAACTAACAGCACAGCAATCATCAGCGACGATGTTACAGCGCCCGCCGACACGACACGCTAAACACGCGTAACCACGCGATTCTCCTTATTCGCACTCCACTGCGACCAACCGCCCACATAGTGCGTCAACACAGGCAGGCCAGCGTGCTCCATCGCCGCCAACAACTTCGCTGAGTGGTTGCCCGAACCCGAATACGTAATCACGCTCTGCGGGTCCGTGTTCTGGGTAATGCCGACCTCCGCCAGGCGGCCTCGGATGGTGTTGGTGTCCTTGATCAGGTGCGTGGTGTCGTCGAAAAGATCTGTCACCGGCAGATTCACCGCACCCGGAATGTGACCCGCGCGCAGGTCCAGGATCTCGCGGCGACCCGCGAAACGGCGCGCGCTCCTCGCGTCCAGGATCATGCCCTCAAACTCGCGGACATCCTCCATCGACGCCGTCGGCATACTCCCCGGCTCCAGGCGCTCCGGCTCGCGCGGCACCACAATGCCACCCGGACCCGCCACCGTGGGGAGCTTCTCGCGCTTCCACGCCGCAAACCCACCATCCACGATGTGCACATCAGTCACGCCCACCCAACGCAGAATCCACCACGTGCGCGCCGCGAACAGCCCGTTGCCACCGTCGTAGATGTACACCGGGCGATCCTCCTCGATCCCCCAATTCGCAACCGCCTTCTTCACCACACCAAACGCCGGCAACGGGTTACGCCCCGCCTTGCGACCCGGCAGCCCCGCCAACTGCGACGACGGATCACAAAACAACGCCGTCGGCACATGCTCGGACTGAAACTTCGACCACGCCTTACCGGCCTCCGGCTCCCACAGCGAAGCAATAACGGTCTGCTTCAGGCCAGCCTGAATACGTTCATTGAGATCCGCGGCAGAAACGAAAACGCTCATGCGCGCAAGTGTAACGAGGTTTTAGAGCCGAGGCTGGGTGCGCGCCGGCTGGTGGCGCCGGTCGGTGGTAGCGCGGCTAAGCCATGTAGCCCGGAGCAAGCTGAATCGCACCCTGCTCCGCCAAACCGCCAAGCCACTCCGCGATCCCCTCGCGCGGACAATCCGCACCAATGCTCGCCGCCAACATTCCGCCAGGGCCCAACTCCACGCGACACCCAAACGCCAGCAGCGTCGCCGCAATCTCGTGCGGGCTCTCATCCTCCGGCAACACACGCACCGTCGACGCGCCCCCACGCACCACCACACGATCCACATGGAACGCACCCCCGACCAGCACGCACTCCACAATGTCCCCCAGCGCGAGCGTCGTATCGACGAACGGCACACTCGCCACCACAAACAAATTCGACCCAATCTGCTGAGCCCGAAGCTGCTCACTCTCCACACCAGGAATGACAACACGGGTGAGAATCGTCGTAGTCGGCTGCATAAGGGGCAGTGTATCGCGGAGTGGCCGGATTGTTGGAAGGGTTGGTGGAAGGGTTGTTGGTTTGTGGGCTTTCGGTGGCTGTGCGCCGTCGCCCCCTTCGACGAAGTCACAGTGCTAAACGAAACGAGGGCCTTGCAAGCAACAAATGCTTCAACAAGACCCTCACCGCCGAAGACAAGGTCTATCAAGACGGTCTGTCGGCTAGTGTACAGAAAAACACTAAATACGGAATCCAAACGGGGGTTGGAATGAAAAGAAAAATCGAATGGGTTTCCCAAAAACGGCTGCAACCGTATCTTGAACAAACCGCTAACAAAGAAGAATCCGCTTGGGCTCTGTACGAGTGGAACGCAGCCGTGTCAGCAGCACTGTCCGAAGTAATTCACCACGTGGAAGTACTCCTAAGGAACTCCATGATGCAAAAGCTGGAGACCATCCACCCTCTTGCTTTCCCATGGAACGTTCACACCGACAACACAGTAGGCAAAGTTGCAGCGCGGTTGACTAACAAAACTCACCAAACCGCACCAGATGAAAACGACATAATCTCGCAGTTAAATCTCGGTTTCTGGGTCCAGCTCATTCATTCAAAAGATTTTCAAGTGGCTGAGCTTTGGAACACTCACCTGAACTCCGTGTTTCCAGGCAAGAGCGATAGGAAAGTAGTTGGGCGTGCACTCGAGGACCTTCGAGAGCTGCGCAATAGAGTCTCCCACCAGGACTCACTGCTCCACGTCGACCCCATCGTTGAACTCCGAAAGATCCTCAGACTCGCAAAATGGATTGATCCAGACGCGGCAACTTGGATCGAATCAATCTCAAAGGTTGATGAGGTCTTGCAAGACCGCCCTGGAAACGTTTACGAACCTGACACCGTTCTCTTCGCTTCTACGAGAAACACCACAGTTCAGCGTAGTGCGAATAAATCATTCCGATACCCACTGTTCGACACTTATCACCATCAATCGGCAATAATTCTTGAGGACTCAGTTCGAGTGAGCCGAGAGGTCAAACACCTAGGTTTCTACCTGCCGAAAGACGATCCTAAGAACAACCCTCAACCATCATCTTTTCTTCCTGATACCCCTGAAGCACACATCGCAAAAGTATTTCCCCTTATTCAAGAACGATTCGTCCCCCAAGACTGGTCTCACAACGAAGTCAAGCGGCTAAAGAATGGGGACCAGCGCGATCAAAGGATTGCAGCAGTCATGGGGTTCGGCCTAAGCAAGGGGTACCGCGCCGACCGGAGCTACATCATCTACCTGTTATCGGGACCTACAGACCCAGATACTGCTAGAACCTCAGCAGTGATCATCCACGATCAATCCGGTAAGGGTTCTGCTTTTGTGAAACTCAACCGGTATCTGAGACTCGACTCCCTCAAAGGAGCGCACCAAACCTCAGATCTCATTTAACTCACACAACGTGGAATCTTCGTTCCTCGCTCACTGCCTAACCGGCCTCCCTCACGTTTCTCCTGCAACGACGGTGAAGCCGAAGAACACCGAGAATAGGAAGCTAATCTTTACTCGACGATGTGTCTAGAACAGAGCGGGCATGTCAAGGTGCGGACCCGAACACGACAAAGCCCGGAGCCAGCCGGAAAAACCGTACTGACTGCGGGCTTTGGGCTGCAGGCTGCAGGCTAAACCACAGACGCCAAACGCCTAGTACTTGATGGACATACGGCCAGCGATCTTGCCGTTGCGCATGTCCTCAAACACCTTGTTCACGTCGTCGAGCTCGCACGCCGTGACATGCGGCTTCACCTCGCCGCGGGCGTAGAAGTCGAGCGCCTCCGCCATGTCCTGACGGGTGCCGACCAGCGAGCCGCGGATGGTGATGCCACGCAGCACGATGTCGAAGATCGGTGCCGGGAACTCCCCCGGAGGCAGACCGTTGAAGACGATCGTGCCGTTGGAGCGGCACATCGCGATGGCCTGGCCGAAAGCAGCCGGGTGCACCGCCGTGACCAGCACGCCGTGCGCGCCGCCGTCGGTGAACTCCTGCACAGCCTCACCCGGGTCGGTGTTAGCAGCGTTAACGGTGAACTCAGCGCCGAGTTCCTTGGCGAGTTCGAGCTTGTCGTCGGCAATGTCCACCGCGATCACGCGCATGCCCATGGCCACGCCGTACTGCACCGCGAGGTGGCCGAGGCCACCGATGCCGGAGATGACCATGAACTGGCCCGGCTTGGTCTGTGCTTCCTTCAGGCCCTTGTACACGGTGACGCCAGCGCAGAGGATCGGTGCGACCTCGACCGGGTCGGCGCCTTCCGGGATGCG includes the following:
- a CDS encoding TrmH family RNA methyltransferase, coding for MEGRHGVGPWEGEWPDDPRYDPEYLEHGDTRNVVDAYRYWSLDAVVADLDTRRHPFHVAIENFENDMNIGTVVRTANAFLAKEVHIVGRKRWNRRGAMVTDRYQHIRHHETVADLIEWANGEGIAVVAIDNTPGCVPLETAELPRECVLLFGQEGPGVTEAAQEAAVMTCSIAQFGSTRSINAGVAAGIAMHAWIRQHADLSHAW
- the adhP gene encoding alcohol dehydrogenase AdhP; the protein is MSTPTSMRAAVAEQFGPTVNVKEIDLPKPGPFQALVKLSASGICHTDLHAVEGDWPVKPAPPFVPGHEGVGEVIELGPGGHSVKVGDMVGNAWLWSACGECEFCRTGRETYCKQAEYGGYTVNGSFGEYMLVDTRYAPRIPEGADPVEVAPILCAGVTVYKGLKEAQTKPGQFMVISGIGGLGHLAVQYGVAMGMRVIAVDIADDKLELAKELGAEFTVNAANTDPGEAVQEFTDGGAHGVLVTAVHPAAFGQAIAMCRSNGTIVFNGLPPGEFPAPIFDIVLRGITIRGSLVGTRQDMAEALDFYARGEVKPHVTACELDDVNKVFEDMRNGKIAGRMSIKY
- a CDS encoding glycoside hydrolase family 76 protein, which encodes MPETWAHRADLAESAITERHAQKLWMLPKTNMAVVAWPPGLKDKLFWHWHYWWQAQYLDCQVDAAMRRPTKTRRRRILQTMRTIQGRSRGRLTRNIYYDDKAWLALAWARAGQLPKNNGKVSSKRSKVLEDLEFDLLSGIDPVVGVLPWRTGETFYNIPSNATAAMVFARTGRLDKAREIVDWIFDNLVREDGLLSDGVRMRMSGPEVVDKIYTYNQGTVLGASLEIALALREDVGLAHDEPIDSFENSERADASMFYITHIRAIVQAIALEMATPHGVLLSPPEESGEGDGGLFKGILARYLADVATRLPEDSKENIATKKIAARLVMQSAESLWSHRLEVDGLPVFAAEWTEDARLPHNYGLGPASISEAVGLVRIDERDLSVQLSGWMLLEAAAKVSAAMA
- the pyrE gene encoding orotate phosphoribosyltransferase, producing MMKEQLAELVKELAVVHGKVTLSSGKEADYYVDLRRATLHHEASPLIGKLLRELTADLDFDAVGGLTLGADPVATAVMHAEGRPIDAFVVRKEAKKHGMQRRIEGPSIKGKRVLVVEDTTTTGNSPLTAVEACRAEGAEVVAVATVVDRATGADKVIADAGLEYRYLLGLEDLGLA
- a CDS encoding DUF4265 domain-containing protein; its protein translation is MQPTTTILTRVVIPGVESEQLRAQQIGSNLFVVASVPFVDTTLALGDIVECVLVGGAFHVDRVVVRGGASTVRVLPEDESPHEIAATLLAFGCRVELGPGGMLAASIGADCPREGIAEWLGGLAEQGAIQLAPGYMA
- a CDS encoding sulfurtransferase, with amino-acid sequence MSVFVSAADLNERIQAGLKQTVIASLWEPEAGKAWSKFQSEHVPTALFCDPSSQLAGLPGRKAGRNPLPAFGVVKKAVANWGIEEDRPVYIYDGGNGLFAARTWWILRWVGVTDVHIVDGGFAAWKREKLPTVAGPGGIVVPREPERLEPGSMPTASMEDVREFEGMILDARSARRFAGRREILDLRAGHIPGAVNLPVTDLFDDTTHLIKDTNTIRGRLAEVGITQNTDPQSVITYSGSGNHSAKLLAAMEHAGLPVLTHYVGGWSQWSANKENRVVTRV